The Bacteroidota bacterium genome includes a region encoding these proteins:
- a CDS encoding sialidase family protein codes for AALIEPVCMASIHKHNYSVNGVQKSLLLFFNPNSKKMRDNMTLKVSFDDGKTWPKEYWLLLDEKKSRGYSCITSINEKEIGILYESSQADLVFEKVSLSELLHQ; via the coding sequence AGCTGCCCTAATCGAGCCTGTATGTATGGCAAGCATTCATAAACATAATTATTCGGTAAATGGCGTACAAAAAAGCTTACTGTTATTTTTTAATCCCAATTCAAAAAAGATGAGGGATAATATGACTTTAAAAGTAAGCTTTGATGACGGGAAGACTTGGCCCAAAGAATACTGGTTGTTGTTGGATGAAAAAAAATCGAGGGGCTATTCATGTATAACCTCAATCAATGAAAAAGAAATAGGGATTTTATATGAAAGCAGTCAGGCAGACCTTGTTTTTGAAAAAGTCTCTTTGTCCGAACTATTACATCAGTGA
- a CDS encoding MFS transporter, producing the protein MIQDKKKSIYPWVVVGLLWMVALLNYMDRQMLSTMRSSMMVDIKELESAENFGRLMAVFLWIYGFISPVAGLVADKFSKKRLIICSLGVWSGVTLLMGYVHSFSVLYILRAIMGISEALYIPAGLALIVEYHKGNTRSLAIGIHMTGLYLGQAIGGFGATLAHRFSWQTAFHTFGLIGVIYSFVLMLFLKDHEREKSNPNTSDYKPSKNKIEGLKSVYRSLGTILGTISFWIILFYFAAPSFPGWATKNWLPTLFSISLGLDMTIAGPLATITIAASSFIGVIFGGILADRWIGRNIRGRIYTGAIGLFLMIPALLLLGFGKEAFTIVGGGILFGIGFGMFDANNMPILCQFISSQHRAAAYGLMNMTGVFAGAFITNLLGKSTDSGHLGKDMALLAIPVAIAVILQLTILKPVVANKTED; encoded by the coding sequence ATGATACAAGATAAGAAAAAATCTATCTATCCCTGGGTTGTTGTCGGACTTTTGTGGATGGTTGCCTTGCTTAATTACATGGACCGGCAAATGTTGTCCACCATGCGAAGTTCAATGATGGTAGACATTAAGGAACTAGAATCAGCCGAAAATTTTGGACGCCTGATGGCTGTCTTTTTATGGATCTATGGTTTTATAAGCCCAGTTGCCGGGCTTGTTGCCGACAAGTTTAGCAAAAAAAGATTAATCATTTGCAGTCTTGGGGTTTGGTCAGGAGTAACCCTCTTAATGGGCTATGTTCATAGTTTTTCAGTACTGTATATACTTAGGGCGATAATGGGAATTAGTGAAGCCTTGTACATTCCTGCAGGGTTAGCCCTTATTGTTGAATATCATAAGGGCAATACCCGTTCGCTTGCTATTGGTATTCATATGACAGGACTTTATCTTGGCCAGGCCATAGGAGGATTTGGTGCAACCTTAGCACACAGGTTTTCATGGCAAACGGCTTTTCATACTTTCGGATTAATAGGAGTGATTTACAGTTTCGTTCTGATGCTTTTCCTAAAGGATCATGAAAGAGAGAAAAGTAATCCTAACACGTCTGATTATAAACCGTCAAAAAATAAAATTGAGGGATTAAAATCCGTTTACCGGAGCCTGGGAACAATCCTTGGAACAATTAGTTTCTGGATTATATTGTTTTATTTTGCTGCACCCAGTTTCCCGGGATGGGCAACCAAAAACTGGTTACCAACATTATTTTCCATCAGCCTGGGCCTTGATATGACAATTGCTGGTCCTTTGGCAACGATAACAATTGCCGCCTCTTCATTTATCGGAGTTATTTTCGGAGGAATACTTGCAGACAGGTGGATTGGAAGGAACATACGGGGGAGAATTTATACCGGAGCTATTGGACTTTTCCTTATGATTCCGGCCCTTCTTCTGCTGGGTTTTGGAAAGGAAGCCTTTACTATTGTAGGAGGAGGAATTCTTTTCGGCATAGGTTTCGGAATGTTTGATGCCAACAATATGCCCATTCTTTGCCAGTTCATCTCCTCGCAACACCGTGCTGCAGCATATGGATTGATGAATATGACGGGAGTATTTGCAGGTGCATTTATCACCAACTTATTGGGAAAATCTACAGATTCGGGACATCTGGGAAAAGATATGGCTCTACTTGCAATTCCTGTCGCTATTGCAGTAATACTTCAGTTAACAATCCTAAAACCGGTTGTTGCGAATAAAACAGAGGATTGA